A section of the Amycolatopsis sp. AA4 genome encodes:
- a CDS encoding amino acid permease, which translates to MDVSDQQTGQPDEDSARLHALGYAQELKRTMSAFSNFAVSFTIISILSGCLTLYGFGMKTGGPAAMIWGWPLVGLFVVLVGLGMAEVCSSYPTAGGLYYWAAKLATRNGPAWSWFTGWFNLIGQIAVTAGIDFGAALFLNAFLDLQWGFSATPGHTILLLAIILVVHGVLNTFGVRVVAVLNSVSVWWHLLGVLVIVGVLVFVPAKHQQASFVFGSFVNQTGWGSAPYVFLLGLLLAQYTLTGYDASAHMTEETKNAAKAGPRGIINSILVSLVAGWILLIGLTFAIQDYDGAVNSATGVPPAQIFIDATGAVTGKFLLLICIGAQLFCGMASVTANSRMIYAFARDGAIPGSKIWHNINKRTQTPTNAVWLAAGGALVLALPYLWSATAYAAVTSIATVGLYVAYVIPVFLRVRRGDSFEKGPWNLGRWGKPIGIVATAWVVVIFVLFMLPQASPITVDTFNYTPIAFLVVLGGAALWWVLSARKWFTGPKVQGSAEELAAVERELKELG; encoded by the coding sequence ATGGATGTCTCCGACCAGCAGACCGGACAACCCGACGAAGACAGCGCTCGCCTGCACGCGCTCGGCTACGCGCAGGAACTCAAACGCACGATGTCGGCGTTCTCGAACTTCGCCGTGTCGTTCACGATCATCTCGATCCTGTCCGGCTGCCTCACGCTGTACGGCTTCGGCATGAAGACCGGCGGCCCGGCGGCGATGATCTGGGGCTGGCCGCTGGTCGGGCTGTTCGTGGTGCTGGTCGGGCTGGGCATGGCGGAAGTGTGCTCGAGCTACCCGACCGCGGGCGGACTCTATTACTGGGCCGCGAAACTGGCGACCCGCAACGGTCCGGCGTGGTCGTGGTTCACCGGCTGGTTCAACCTGATCGGACAGATCGCGGTCACCGCGGGCATCGACTTCGGCGCCGCGCTCTTCCTCAACGCGTTCCTCGACCTGCAGTGGGGCTTCAGCGCGACGCCGGGGCACACGATCTTGTTGCTGGCCATCATTCTCGTCGTGCACGGGGTGCTGAACACCTTCGGCGTGCGAGTGGTGGCAGTGCTGAACAGCGTCAGCGTGTGGTGGCATCTGCTGGGCGTGCTGGTGATCGTCGGCGTGCTCGTGTTCGTGCCGGCGAAGCATCAGCAAGCGTCGTTCGTGTTCGGCAGCTTCGTGAACCAGACCGGCTGGGGTTCCGCGCCCTACGTGTTCTTGCTCGGTTTGCTGCTGGCGCAGTACACCCTCACTGGCTACGACGCCTCGGCGCACATGACGGAGGAAACCAAGAACGCCGCGAAAGCGGGCCCGCGCGGGATCATCAACTCGATCCTCGTGTCATTGGTCGCGGGCTGGATCCTGTTGATCGGCCTGACGTTCGCGATCCAGGACTACGACGGAGCCGTCAACTCTGCCACCGGCGTCCCGCCCGCCCAGATCTTCATCGACGCGACCGGCGCGGTGACCGGCAAATTCCTGCTCCTGATCTGCATCGGCGCACAACTGTTCTGCGGCATGGCCTCGGTGACCGCGAACTCCCGCATGATCTACGCCTTCGCCCGCGACGGCGCGATCCCGGGTTCGAAGATCTGGCACAACATCAACAAACGAACCCAAACCCCGACCAACGCAGTCTGGCTAGCGGCGGGCGGGGCACTGGTGCTGGCGCTGCCGTACCTGTGGAGCGCGACTGCGTACGCCGCAGTCACCTCGATCGCGACAGTGGGCCTGTACGTCGCGTACGTGATCCCGGTCTTCCTCCGCGTCCGCCGCGGCGACAGCTTCGAGAAGGGCCCGTGGAACCTGGGCCGCTGGGGCAAACCCATCGGCATCGTCGCGACGGCGTGGGTCGTGGTGATCTTCGTGCTCTTCATGCTGCCCCAAGCAAGCCCCATCACGGTCGACACGTTCAACTACACGCCGATCGCCTTCCTGGTAGTCCTGGGCGGAGCGGCCCTGTGGTGGGTCCTGTCGGCGCGGAAGTGGTTCACCGGCCCGAAGGTGCAAGGCTCGGCGGAGGAATTGGCCGCGGTGGAAAGGGAACTGAAGGAACTCGGCTGA